In Bosea sp. PAMC 26642, the DNA window GACCGTCTCCGGCAAGGTGCCTAACGGCATCGATTACCTGATCTCGGGGCAGATGCGCGGCGCAGGGCGGACGTATGACGGCTCGGGACGCGAACTGCCCTCCGACGGCCTGCTCGGCCAGGGCGGCGGCGACCGCTACAAAGCCGGCAACCTGCTGGCCAAGCTCGGCTACGACTTCGATGCGAGCAAGCGCATCGAGCTCAACGGCTCGCTGATCGCCTTCGACCAGGACCCGAAATACCTGACCAACTATGCCGCCCCTTTCGCTCGCCCTGAACGGACGCAGCTCTACAACGGCCAGAGCGTGATGGAGGACACAAAGTCGCTCTCGCTGCGCTACACCGACAGCGACTTCGTGCTCGGCAAGCTCAGTGTGCTGGGCTTCTACAATGACATCAAGAAGCGCTTCAATTTCTCGACCTTCTCCTACCCTTATAACTCCCAGGTCTACTACTCCTTCAACCCGCTCGCGCCGACGAGCCCCGACAACCAGACGACGCTCTATTCGCAGCGCGGCGGTGCCAACGTCACGATCGACACCTCTCTCGACCGTCTCCTGCCGGGCGCCAAGCTGACCTGGGGCGGCGACCTGATCCAGGAGAAGACCTGGCAGACGCTGACCAGCGGCCAGGACGTGTTCACTCCGCTGAAGCAGACCACGGCGGCAGGCTTCGGCCAGCTCCAGATCCCGATCGGCGATCGCGTCGTCCTGCGCGGCGGCCTGCGCTACGAGCATTTCGCGCTCTCGGTCTCCGATTATGTCCGGCCGGCCGCCTATGCCGCGGTTGCCGCCAACAATGCGCAGGGCTTCCAGAGCTTCGTCTTGCCGGCGCTCAACGTCACCGGCGGCGACTTCGACTATTCGGCGCTGACCGCCAATATCGGCGCGACCGTGAAGCTGTCGGAGTCGAGCGAGGTCTTCGGCGGCTTCTCGCAAGGCTTCGCCCTGCCCGATGTCGGCGCCTTCACCCGCCGCGCCGGTATCTCGACCGCCTTTGCCTGCCCGGTTGCGCTGCCGAACTGTCTGCCCGCGAGCCGCCGCTCCATCAGCTACGGCTCGATCGCGCCGGAGGCGCAGATCGTCAACAACTACGAGCTCGGCGTGCGCGGCAGCTACGGCGCCTTCAAGGGTTCGCTGTCGGGCTATATCAGCACCTCGGAAGATGGCGTCACGTTCGATCCCGTAACCAACACGCTGTCGCAGCAGAAGGAACGGATCTGGGGCGTCGAATTCGTCGGCGACTACGCCTTTACAGAGCAGTTCAGCATGGGCACGGTCGCCTCTTTCCGCGAAGGCCGCTACGACACAAATGGCGACGGGCGCCTCGACTCGAACCTGCCCAACAACCGCATCGGCTCGCCCTGGCGCGTCATGATCCACGGCACCTACCGCTTCGTGAACGGGGTCAGCCTGCGGGTCGAGGGCGAAGGTTTCTCCGAGCGCGATGAGGCGATCGACCTGCGCGGCACCCGCTACAAGCTCAAGGGCGCCGCGACCATGAACGTCGCGCTGACGGCGCCGGTCTTCTCCGGCGAGGCCTATGTCGCGGTGAACAACCTGTTCGACCGCAGCTACCAAAACCCGACCGCGACCTCGGTGCGCAACCTCGCCAACTATGCCTGGGGCCGCACGGTCACGCTCGGCTTCAAGAAGACCTTCTGAGCGCCATGGTCAGCCTCGATATCGGTGCCGACCGCCTCGTGACGCTGCGCTTCATGCCGCCCTATCTCGATGAGGACGAGCGGGCCTATCTCGATGCGCTGGCCGAGATCGGGCGGCAGCAGAGCTCCTTCGCGCTGCTGACCGTGTTTGGCGGCGGCCGCGGGCTCTCGCAAGCTGGCGAGCGCGAGCAGGCGCTCTGGTTCAAGGCGACGCGGGCGCAGGTCGGCCGGCTCTGCCGCGCCTGCGCCATCGTGCGGCCGGATGCCAGCGAGAAGACGGCCGAGACCTTCCGCAAGCTCTGCCCGTTCCCGATCATCGCCGACCGGGACGAGGCGGTCGGCCGCGCCTTCCTGCTCCAGCACCTGGTTGCCGCATCATGAGCGCGACGACGTTACCAGACGGCCACGTGGCGCAGCCGACAATAGGGCGGCAGCGGCTCTTCGTCGTGCTCGGCGGGCTTTATCTGGCGCAATCGATCCCGTCCTATCTGTTCGTCGCCGCGCTGCCGCCGATCATGCGCGAGGTCGGCGTGTCGCGCACCGCGATCGGCTATATGAGCATCCTGCTGCTCCCGCTGGTGATCAAATTCATCTGGGCGCCGTGGATCGACCGGATCCGGCCCTTCGCGCGGGTGCATCGCGCCGGTTGGGTGTTCCTGACCCAGATCGGCGTGATCGCGACGATCCTGGCGCTGATCGCGGTGGGGCCGACCCAAATCGGCTGCATCATCGCGATCGGCTTCGTCGCCTCGCTGCTGATCTCGACGCAGGACATCGCGACAGACGGCTATGCGGCGAAATATCTGCCGGAAGCCGACCGGCCGATAGGCAACGCGATCCAGGGCGGCTCGATCGCCTTCGGCGTCGTCATCGGCGGCACGCTGGGGCTGGTGCTCTACGAGCATATCGGCTGGACCGGCATGCTGCTCACGATCGCCGCCGTCTCACTGCTGCCGCTGATCGCGGCTGCGATGATGCGCGAGACCGATCCGGTGCCGGATGCGCGCGCGCCACGACCCTCGATCCGCGCCTTCCTGAGGCGCCCGGAAGCGCGCCAGATCCTCTGGATCGCGCTGATCTACCGGGCCAGCGAAGGCCTCGTGAAGGCGATGGAAGGAGCCTATCTGGTCGATGCCGGCGTGCCGCTGACACAGATCGGCTATCTCTCTGGCATCTCGGCGACGACGGCGGGCCTCGGCGGCTCGATCCTCGCCGCCTGGATGGTCAAGACGCGCGGGCTTGCCTTCGTGCTCGCGCTTCTCGGCGGCCTGCGGACGCTGTGCTTCCTGCTCTTCGCCGGCCATGCGCTCGGCGTCGTCACCGGCGCCTGGCCGCTGTTCGGCGCGGCCGGCTTCCAGACCCTGATCCGTTACATGGAGATCGTGGCGCTCTATTCGCTGTTCATGGCGGTGACGACATCGGAGCAGCCCGGCACCGACTTCACCATCATGGCCTGCGCGCAGCTGCTGGTCTATCTCGCCGGCTCGATGATCGCGGGCAAGCTCGCGGATACGCTGGGCTATGGCTGGCTGTTCTCGATCGCGACTGCAATCTCCGCGGTAGCCGTTATTGCGACGGTGAGATTGATCGCCTCGTTCGATCAGCAATGGTCTAAACCAAAGGTCGGTGCATCAGCGCCGCGTCCCCATACCTGACAGGTGCGCCTACCATCGCAATTGGGCATGGCCCGCCCGCGCCAAAAGCCGACATCGTTATACCGCTTGGAACCGGACATTGCTCATGGATCGATTTGGCTTCGAACCTGCTCCTAGCCACCTGCTGATGAACGGTCGTTGTCGTCAGCCGACTGGTTCGCGAATCCCTCCAGAATTAATCACCCCGGAGCGAACTTTGACTGGGGGTCCAAAATAATCTGCTCGGTTTCGCTCAATCCGCCCGCCC includes these proteins:
- a CDS encoding TonB-dependent receptor; the protein is MLRSISLATSFLALVASSIAVAQVAPQANQQVIDLDTITVTAARAERSTAETPQSVQVVGREQIEEQLKFSPNAAAALGKLVPGYSAPTQTVSSASENYRGRDLLVMLDGVPLNTPLRDVSRILSLIDLNSVERIEVVSGASSLYGAGATGGTVNFITKKATDGKPTVTVNTAVRAFTQKIGRSLAPEAALTVSGKVPNGIDYLISGQMRGAGRTYDGSGRELPSDGLLGQGGGDRYKAGNLLAKLGYDFDASKRIELNGSLIAFDQDPKYLTNYAAPFARPERTQLYNGQSVMEDTKSLSLRYTDSDFVLGKLSVLGFYNDIKKRFNFSTFSYPYNSQVYYSFNPLAPTSPDNQTTLYSQRGGANVTIDTSLDRLLPGAKLTWGGDLIQEKTWQTLTSGQDVFTPLKQTTAAGFGQLQIPIGDRVVLRGGLRYEHFALSVSDYVRPAAYAAVAANNAQGFQSFVLPALNVTGGDFDYSALTANIGATVKLSESSEVFGGFSQGFALPDVGAFTRRAGISTAFACPVALPNCLPASRRSISYGSIAPEAQIVNNYELGVRGSYGAFKGSLSGYISTSEDGVTFDPVTNTLSQQKERIWGVEFVGDYAFTEQFSMGTVASFREGRYDTNGDGRLDSNLPNNRIGSPWRVMIHGTYRFVNGVSLRVEGEGFSERDEAIDLRGTRYKLKGAATMNVALTAPVFSGEAYVAVNNLFDRSYQNPTATSVRNLANYAWGRTVTLGFKKTF
- a CDS encoding MFS transporter translates to MSATTLPDGHVAQPTIGRQRLFVVLGGLYLAQSIPSYLFVAALPPIMREVGVSRTAIGYMSILLLPLVIKFIWAPWIDRIRPFARVHRAGWVFLTQIGVIATILALIAVGPTQIGCIIAIGFVASLLISTQDIATDGYAAKYLPEADRPIGNAIQGGSIAFGVVIGGTLGLVLYEHIGWTGMLLTIAAVSLLPLIAAAMMRETDPVPDARAPRPSIRAFLRRPEARQILWIALIYRASEGLVKAMEGAYLVDAGVPLTQIGYLSGISATTAGLGGSILAAWMVKTRGLAFVLALLGGLRTLCFLLFAGHALGVVTGAWPLFGAAGFQTLIRYMEIVALYSLFMAVTTSEQPGTDFTIMACAQLLVYLAGSMIAGKLADTLGYGWLFSIATAISAVAVIATVRLIASFDQQWSKPKVGASAPRPHT